A part of Bacillus rossius redtenbacheri isolate Brsri chromosome 1, Brsri_v3, whole genome shotgun sequence genomic DNA contains:
- the LOC134533971 gene encoding collagen alpha-1(IV) chain-like, whose translation MMAKLAALALLCLAVVAAAEETPGAGETTSKSKIQQHFLGLGGGYRPLPGYPGYSGYPGYPGYLPGGARAGGYLGYPGYPGYPAVPGHPGYPGYSGYPSPGHGGAAGGFYPAAGAQLPFVFYSADKDKKTPGKDGEDVTPGDEE comes from the exons ATG ATGGCGAAGTTGGCAGCTCTGGCGCTCCTGTGCCTCGCCGTCGTCGCCGCGGCGGAAGAGACGCCCGGCGCCGGCGAGACGACGTCCAAGTCCAAGATCCAGCAGCACTTCCTGGGGCTGGGCGGGGGGTACCGGCCGCTCCCCGGCTACCCCGGCTACTCCGGCTACCCCGGCTACCCCGGCTACCTGCCGGGCGGCGCCAGGGCGggcggctacctcggctaccccggCTACCCCGGCTACCCTGCAGTGCCCGGCCACCCCGGCTACCCCGGGTACTCCGGCTACCCCTCGCCGGGCCACGGAGGCGCCGCGGGGGGCTTCTACCCTGCGGCGGGGGCCCAACTGCCCTTCGTCTTCTACTCCGCCGACAAAGACAAGAAGACGCCGGGCAAGGACGGCGAGGACGTGACACCGG